The following proteins come from a genomic window of Lycium ferocissimum isolate CSIRO_LF1 chromosome 4, AGI_CSIRO_Lferr_CH_V1, whole genome shotgun sequence:
- the LOC132053717 gene encoding uncharacterized mitochondrial protein AtMg00810-like, with protein sequence MTTVRTIIAIAASQNWPLYQMDVKNAFLHGDLKEDIYIKPPPGLFLSPTSVCKLKWSLYGLKQAPRAWFDKFRSTLLQFSFEQSKYDSSLFLRKTSTGCVLLLQQLKDSFHMKDLGILTYFLGLEVHYDSLGVFLNQHKYTQDLIALVGLQESSSIDTLLELNVKYRREEGDILPDPTLFQKLVGILNYLTITQLDISSAVQRVSQFMQAPYHLDLVVVRHIIRYVLGTSTRGLFFPSGSLIRLDAFSDSDWAGCPNTRRSVTGWCMFLGDSLISWKSKKQARVSKSSTESEYRVMYAACSEIVWLRGRLAEIGFPQSNPTPLHADNTSAIQIAINPVYHERTKHIEVDCHYIGEAVDKGVITLPHVSSNLQIADVFTKSMTRQRHQFLVGKLMLLDSPASI encoded by the exons ATGACTACGGTGCGAACCATTATTGCCATTGCTGCTTCACAAAACTGGCCTCTTTATCAAATGGATGTCAAAAATGCTTTTCTCCATGGTGATCTCAAAGAAGATATTTACATAAAACCTCCACCTGGTTTGTTCTTATCACCTACATCAGTATGCAAGTTGAAGTGGTCTTTGTATGGATTAAAACAAGCTCCCAGAGCTTGGTTTGACAAGTTTCGGTCTACTTTgcttcaattctcttttgaacAGAGCAAATATGACTCATCTTTGTTTCTTCGTAAAACATCTACAGGTTGTgttcttcttttg CAGCAGCTTAAGGATTCTTTTCATATGAAAGATCTTGGCATTCTTACATACTTTTTGGGGTTAGAAGTTCATTATGATTCTTTAGGTGTATTTTTAAATCAGCACAAATATACTCAGGATTTGATTGCTTTGGTTGGTCTTCAAGAATCTTCCTCTATAGATACTCTATTGGAATTGAATGTAAAGTATCGTCGTGAGGAAGGAGATATTCTTCCTGATCCAACTTTGTTTCAGAAACTAGTTGGGATCCTAAATTATCTTACTATTACTCAGCTTGATATCTCTTCTGCAGTTCAACGAGTGAGTCAATTTATGCAGGCTCCCTATCATCTAGATTTGGTGGTTGTTCGTCACATCATTCGATATGTCTTGGGAACATCAACTCGCGGATTATTCTTTCCTAGTGGTTCTCTAATACGGCTTGATGCATTTAGCGATTCTGATTGGGCTGGATGTCCTAATACTCGCCGCTCCGTCACAGGTTGGTGCATGTTTCTTGGGGATTCCTTGATATCTTGGAAGAGCAAGAAGCAAGCTCGTGTTTCAAAATCTTCAACTGAGTCTGAATATCGAGTCATGTATGCTGCTTGCTCCGAGATTGTTTGGCTTCGTGGTCGACTTGCAGAGATTGGTTTTCCTCAATCTAATCCTACTCCTTTACACGCTGACAACACAAGTGCCATTCAGATTGCCATTAACCCGGTTTATCATGAAAGGACCAAACACATCGAGGTGGACTGTCATTATATCGGGGAAGCTGTAGATAAGGGAGTCATTACTCTTCCACATGTGTCTAGTAATCTCCAGATAGCTGATGTGTTCACAAAATCCATGACACGGCAACGTCATCAGTTTCTAGTAGGCAAATTGATGCTTCTTGATTCACCGGCATCAATTTGA